One region of Arcobacter sp. CECT 8983 genomic DNA includes:
- the infA gene encoding translation initiation factor IF-1: MAKNDVIVIDGKVIEALPNAMFRVELDNGHVVLCHISGKMRMHYIKILPGDKVKVEITPYSLDKGRITHRYK; the protein is encoded by the coding sequence GTGGCAAAGAATGATGTAATAGTAATTGATGGTAAGGTAATTGAAGCTTTACCTAATGCTATGTTTAGGGTTGAATTAGATAATGGTCATGTAGTTTTATGTCATATCTCAGGAAAGATGAGAATGCACTACATTAAAATTTTACCAGGAGATAAAGTAAAGGTTGAAATTACACCTTACTCATTAGATAAAGGTAGAATTACTCATAGATATAAGTAA
- a CDS encoding uracil-DNA glycosylase, which produces MTKVIKNRILSQLHFLKSIGYEYHESIKAFNKEVQEDTLPNDVNSLEQIVNNCYLCELSKSRKNVLFGYGNINSKIMFIIDEPTTTEDELNSFYVGKSGEQLSKMIENVLPLKKEDVYITSLVKCKSQNGFESSHFSSCSSYLYKQIDLVNPKLIVSLGDKTYQYLCKDKTPFYQIRGKLMSFKNYDVLPTYSPGFLLRNPSFKKEAFQDMLKIKSILESN; this is translated from the coding sequence ATGACAAAAGTAATTAAAAATAGAATCTTATCACAGTTACATTTTTTAAAATCAATTGGATATGAGTATCATGAATCAATCAAAGCCTTTAATAAAGAAGTGCAAGAAGATACTTTACCAAATGATGTTAATAGTTTAGAACAGATTGTTAATAACTGTTATTTGTGTGAACTATCTAAAAGCAGAAAGAATGTTCTGTTTGGTTATGGTAATATTAATTCTAAAATTATGTTTATAATTGATGAACCAACTACAACAGAAGATGAGTTAAATTCTTTTTATGTTGGAAAATCAGGTGAACAGTTATCAAAGATGATAGAAAATGTTTTACCTTTAAAAAAAGAAGATGTTTATATTACAAGTTTGGTAAAATGTAAGAGTCAAAACGGATTTGAGTCTTCACATTTTAGTAGTTGTAGTTCTTATTTGTATAAGCAGATTGATTTAGTTAATCCTAAATTAATTGTTAGCTTAGGAGATAAAACATACCAATACTTGTGTAAAGATAAAACACCTTTTTATCAAATAAGAGGTAAATTAATGAGTTTTAAAAACTATGATGTTTTACCAACATATAGTCCAGGTTTTCTTTTAAGAAACCCTTCTTTTAAGAAAGAAGCATTTCAAGATATGTTAAAAATAAAATCGATTTTGGAGTCAAATTGA
- a CDS encoding metal ABC transporter solute-binding protein, Zn/Mn family — protein MIKYIIVLLSLLSFLHAKSSIVVTYPVFKEFIEKISKDDFFIKVIEDGYESFEKRSNLFKNEIYYSDVYLTLGLEEEKKYIKLLKKKNRYMKIIDVSKGIKKDIVNGKVNHYIWTDPLLVRELVKNLYNTLSSLKSYRKEFYEINHKIVLKELDNFFLFLKKKFDRNEFYNIYVYDSYWHYIAKRYRLNLYYKEDRFTKLEEVPKLIDHAQHYNIKKVLIKEGTSYEQAQSLASHINADIVEHDITKYNWKVNLESLARKIARYKENL, from the coding sequence ATGATTAAGTATATTATTGTATTGTTATCTTTACTCTCATTTTTACATGCAAAATCAAGCATAGTAGTTACTTACCCTGTATTTAAAGAGTTTATAGAAAAAATTTCTAAAGATGATTTCTTTATTAAAGTTATTGAAGATGGATATGAAAGTTTTGAAAAAAGAAGTAATCTTTTTAAAAATGAAATCTATTATAGTGATGTTTATTTAACCCTTGGTTTAGAAGAAGAAAAAAAATATATAAAACTTTTGAAGAAAAAAAATAGATATATGAAAATCATTGATGTATCTAAAGGAATAAAAAAAGATATAGTAAATGGTAAAGTAAACCATTATATTTGGACTGATCCTTTATTAGTTAGAGAATTAGTAAAAAATCTATATAACACATTAAGCTCACTAAAATCTTATAGAAAAGAGTTTTATGAAATTAATCATAAAATAGTTTTGAAAGAGTTAGATAATTTTTTCTTATTTTTAAAAAAGAAATTTGATAGGAATGAGTTTTATAATATCTATGTTTATGACTCTTATTGGCACTATATTGCAAAAAGGTATAGGCTTAATCTTTATTATAAAGAAGATAGATTTACTAAGTTAGAAGAGGTTCCAAAGTTAATTGATCATGCACAACACTATAATATAAAAAAAGTACTTATTAAAGAAGGAACTTCTTATGAGCAAGCCCAATCTTTGGCTTCCCATATTAATGCAGATATAGTCGAACATGATATTACAAAATATAACTGGAAAGTTAATTTAGAATCCTTAGCAAGAAAAATTGCAAGGTATAAAGAAAATTTATAA
- the map gene encoding type I methionyl aminopeptidase: MAIPLRKPNEIEKLRTAGQAVAKTLKYLEENVKPGMTLKEVDAMGEKYLNDLGARPSFKGLYGFPGAICLSLNEVIIHGIPDDTVLKEGDILGIDIGSEIDGWYGDAAITMPIGKISKEDEDLIACSKDALYYAIDIIEEGMRFKELSKAIEDFIVARGYQPLVRFCGHGIGKKPHGEPEIPNYVNGTNTKSGPKIKNGMVFCLEPMICHEGREPVILENEWDVVSEDGKRGSHYEHTVAVIDGKAVILSKVDE, encoded by the coding sequence ATGGCTATTCCATTAAGAAAACCAAATGAAATAGAAAAACTTCGAACAGCTGGTCAAGCTGTTGCGAAGACTCTAAAATATTTAGAAGAAAATGTAAAGCCAGGCATGACTTTAAAAGAAGTTGATGCAATGGGTGAAAAATACTTAAATGATCTAGGCGCTAGACCATCTTTCAAAGGTCTTTATGGCTTTCCTGGTGCAATCTGCTTATCTTTAAATGAAGTTATAATCCATGGTATTCCTGATGACACTGTTTTAAAAGAGGGTGATATTTTAGGAATAGATATTGGTTCTGAAATCGATGGTTGGTATGGCGATGCAGCTATTACTATGCCTATTGGGAAGATTTCAAAAGAAGATGAAGATTTAATTGCTTGCTCTAAAGATGCATTGTACTATGCTATTGACATTATTGAAGAAGGTATGAGATTTAAAGAACTTTCTAAAGCAATAGAAGATTTTATTGTTGCAAGAGGTTATCAACCATTAGTTAGATTTTGTGGACACGGTATTGGTAAAAAGCCACATGGTGAGCCAGAAATTCCAAACTATGTAAATGGTACAAATACAAAATCTGGACCGAAAATCAAAAATGGAATGGTGTTCTGTCTTGAACCTATGATTTGTCATGAAGGAAGAGAACCAGTTATTTTAGAAAATGAGTGGGATGTTGTTTCTGAAGACGGAAAAAGAGGTAGTCATTATGAACATACAGTTGCTGTAATAGATGGAAAAGCAGTAATTTTAAGCAAAGTAGATGAGTAA
- a CDS encoding adenylate kinase, with protein MKKLFLIIGAPGSGKTTDAEIIASKHENITHYSTGDMLRAEIASGSQRGKEIDSFVSKGLIVPIDIVIETIVTAIKNASTDIVVIDGYPRSIEQMTELDKYLKNENEVELINVIEVEVSQDTAFKRVLGRAADAEVVRADDNEEIFLNRMKLYTEPLAEIKSFYTKKDVLKVISGEGTIEEIVSEMDSFIQSRV; from the coding sequence TTGAAGAAACTATTTTTAATAATTGGAGCTCCTGGTTCTGGTAAAACTACAGATGCTGAGATAATTGCAAGTAAACATGAAAATATCACTCACTATTCAACTGGAGACATGCTAAGAGCAGAAATTGCAAGTGGTAGCCAAAGAGGAAAAGAGATTGATTCTTTTGTCTCTAAAGGCTTAATTGTTCCTATTGATATTGTAATTGAAACAATTGTAACTGCTATTAAAAATGCTTCAACTGATATTGTTGTAATTGATGGATATCCAAGATCAATTGAACAAATGACTGAGTTAGATAAATATTTAAAAAATGAAAATGAAGTTGAACTAATTAATGTTATAGAAGTTGAGGTTTCACAAGATACTGCCTTTAAAAGAGTTTTGGGAAGAGCAGCGGATGCCGAAGTTGTTAGAGCTGATGATAATGAAGAAATATTTTTAAATAGAATGAAATTATACACTGAACCACTTGCTGAGATTAAATCATTTTATACAAAAAAAGATGTTCTAAAAGTAATCTCAGGTGAAGGAACTATTGAAGAAATTGTTAGCGAAATGGATAGTTTTATTCAATCAAGAGTATAA
- a CDS encoding YgiQ family radical SAM protein, with product MSANNKNDKQNKEQRFLPTTKEEMDALGWDQCDVILVSGDAYIDSPFIGVAVVGRILEALGFKVGIIGQPDIKNEDVKRLGEPKLYWGVSGGSIDSMVSNYTATKKFRNNDDYTPGGKNDKRPDRATLVYTNLIRRHFKNTVPIVLGGIEASLRRVTHYDFWTNKLRKPILFDAKADYLIYGMGEVAIREFSTALRDKKDPREVRGVCYISKEPVEEFLQLPSHQECLDDKEKYIDLFDDFYKNNDPISAKGLCQKVDTRYAIQNPPCDYLDEKEMDEVASYNYIRDLHPYHKPQGKVKCLETIKFSIQTHHGCWGECNFCAIGVHQGRTIRTRSEKNILWEAKEFTQDKEFKGVISDVGGPTANMYGYECGKKLKKGTCAEIRCVDYDRLCKVMKVDHSRHLNLLRDIRKVPGVKKAFVASGLRYDFIPADKKHGYEYLKELVNHHISGQMKVAPEHTSDRVLKLMGKPGKQPLIEFKKMYDRLNKEAGKKQFLTYYLIAAHPGCEEKDMHELKQFTTHELKMNPEQAQVFTPTPGTYSSVMYYTEMDPETRKKIYVEKDNNRKEKQKSIVIDKKYHQRRKSSGASLQS from the coding sequence ATGAGTGCCAACAATAAAAATGATAAACAAAATAAAGAACAAAGATTTTTACCTACAACAAAAGAAGAGATGGATGCTTTAGGATGGGACCAATGTGATGTAATATTAGTAAGTGGAGATGCTTATATTGATTCTCCATTTATTGGTGTTGCTGTTGTTGGAAGAATCCTAGAAGCCTTAGGTTTTAAAGTAGGAATTATAGGTCAGCCTGATATTAAAAATGAAGATGTAAAAAGATTAGGTGAACCAAAATTATACTGGGGAGTTAGTGGTGGAAGTATTGACTCTATGGTATCAAACTACACGGCAACTAAAAAGTTTAGAAACAATGATGACTACACTCCTGGTGGAAAAAATGATAAAAGACCAGATAGAGCTACTTTAGTTTATACAAATTTAATTAGAAGACATTTTAAAAATACAGTTCCAATTGTTTTAGGTGGGATTGAAGCTAGTTTAAGAAGAGTTACTCATTATGACTTTTGGACAAACAAATTAAGAAAACCTATTCTTTTTGATGCAAAAGCTGATTATCTTATTTATGGTATGGGAGAAGTTGCTATTAGAGAGTTTTCAACTGCTTTAAGAGATAAAAAAGATCCAAGAGAAGTAAGAGGAGTTTGTTATATCTCTAAAGAACCTGTAGAAGAATTTTTACAACTTCCTTCACATCAAGAGTGTTTAGATGATAAAGAGAAATATATAGACCTTTTTGATGATTTTTATAAAAATAATGACCCAATTTCTGCAAAGGGACTTTGTCAAAAAGTAGATACTAGATATGCTATTCAAAATCCTCCCTGTGATTATCTTGATGAAAAAGAGATGGATGAGGTAGCTTCATATAACTATATTAGAGATTTACATCCATACCACAAACCACAAGGAAAAGTTAAATGTTTAGAGACTATAAAGTTTTCTATTCAAACGCACCATGGATGTTGGGGAGAGTGCAACTTCTGTGCTATTGGAGTTCATCAAGGTAGAACTATTAGAACTAGAAGTGAAAAAAATATCCTTTGGGAAGCAAAAGAGTTTACGCAGGATAAAGAGTTTAAAGGTGTAATCTCTGATGTTGGTGGACCAACTGCAAATATGTATGGATATGAGTGTGGTAAGAAGCTTAAAAAAGGTACCTGTGCCGAAATTAGATGTGTTGATTATGATAGACTTTGTAAGGTTATGAAAGTTGATCATAGTAGGCATTTAAATCTTTTAAGAGATATTAGAAAAGTTCCTGGCGTAAAAAAAGCTTTTGTTGCTTCAGGTTTAAGATATGATTTTATTCCAGCTGATAAAAAACATGGATATGAGTATTTAAAAGAGCTTGTAAATCATCATATTTCTGGACAAATGAAAGTAGCCCCTGAACATACTTCTGATAGAGTTCTAAAACTTATGGGAAAACCTGGAAAACAGCCACTTATTGAGTTTAAAAAGATGTATGATAGATTAAATAAAGAAGCTGGTAAAAAACAGTTCTTAACTTATTATTTAATTGCAGCACATCCAGGATGTGAAGAAAAAGATATGCATGAGTTAAAACAGTTTACAACCCATGAATTAAAAATGAACCCAGAACAAGCACAGGTTTTCACACCAACTCCTGGAACATACTCTTCTGTTATGTATTACACAGAGATGGACCCAGAAACAAGAAAGAAAATCTATGTTGAAAAAGATAATAATAGAAAAGAAAAACAAAAAAGTATAGTGATAGATAAAAAGTATCACCAAAGAAGAAAAAGTAGTGGAGCTAGTTTACAAAGTTAA
- the aspS gene encoding aspartate--tRNA ligase produces the protein MRTHYCTDVTEKNIDEIVTVAGWVNSRRDHGGIIFIDLRDRGGLVQLVCDPTDNEDAWKVADSVRDEFVLIATGKVRARGEGLENPNLTTGKIEIVVDNLVIENRSKPMPFELGDEKVNEEIRLRNRFLELRTEKSYEIFKLRSTANIAVRNCLNELGFLDVETPILTKSTPEGARDYLVPSRVHPGEFYALPQSPQLFKQLLMVSGFDKYFQIAKCFRDEDLRADRQPEFTQIDVEMSFCNQEDVIKVAEKLIHDTFKACGKDIPTTFPRITYKDAMEKYGSDKPDLRFDMAMVDVIDIFANSTNEIFADIAKDTKNNRIKALRCPNGDNIFSKRQMKGFEDYVRKFGAKGLGYFQMKEDGLKGPLTKFFSEADLEEIVKSTELEVGDVVFFGAGDKKTVCDYMGRFRLYLAEQMEIIPADVYEFVWVVDFPMFEIEDGKTKALHHPFTMPNLEKCDLNNVEDLEDIESIAYDIVLNGTELGGGSIRIHKEEVQEKVFELMGISNEEANEKFGFLLEALRYGAPSHGGFALGFDRLIMLLAGTDSIRDVIAFPKTQRAQCLLTQAPSAVDNEQLKELSLRIRKTEV, from the coding sequence TTGAGAACTCATTATTGTACTGATGTAACGGAAAAAAATATAGATGAAATTGTAACTGTTGCTGGTTGGGTAAACAGCAGACGTGACCATGGTGGAATTATTTTTATTGATTTAAGAGATAGAGGTGGTTTAGTTCAACTTGTATGTGATCCAACTGATAATGAAGATGCTTGGAAAGTTGCTGATAGTGTTAGAGATGAATTTGTTTTAATTGCAACTGGTAAAGTTAGAGCTAGAGGTGAAGGTTTAGAGAATCCTAACTTAACTACTGGAAAGATTGAAATTGTTGTTGATAATCTAGTAATCGAAAACAGATCAAAACCTATGCCATTTGAATTAGGTGATGAAAAAGTAAATGAAGAAATCAGATTAAGAAATAGATTCTTAGAATTAAGAACAGAAAAGTCTTATGAGATTTTCAAATTAAGAAGTACTGCAAATATTGCAGTTAGAAACTGTTTAAATGAATTAGGTTTCTTAGATGTAGAAACACCAATTTTAACAAAATCTACTCCAGAAGGTGCAAGAGATTACCTTGTTCCAAGTAGAGTACATCCAGGTGAGTTTTATGCACTTCCTCAATCACCACAGTTATTTAAACAACTTTTAATGGTATCTGGATTTGACAAATATTTCCAAATTGCAAAGTGTTTTAGAGATGAAGATTTAAGAGCTGATAGACAACCTGAATTTACTCAAATTGATGTTGAAATGTCATTTTGTAATCAAGAAGATGTAATTAAAGTAGCTGAAAAATTAATTCATGATACATTTAAAGCTTGTGGAAAAGATATTCCAACAACTTTCCCAAGAATTACTTATAAAGATGCAATGGAAAAATATGGTTCTGATAAACCTGATTTAAGATTTGATATGGCTATGGTAGATGTTATTGATATTTTTGCTAACTCTACAAATGAAATCTTTGCTGATATTGCTAAAGATACAAAAAACAATAGAATCAAAGCTTTAAGATGTCCAAATGGAGATAATATCTTCTCTAAAAGACAAATGAAAGGTTTTGAAGATTATGTAAGAAAATTTGGAGCTAAAGGTCTTGGTTACTTCCAAATGAAAGAAGATGGATTAAAAGGTCCTTTAACTAAATTTTTCTCAGAAGCTGATTTAGAAGAAATCGTAAAATCAACTGAATTAGAAGTTGGTGATGTTGTATTCTTTGGAGCTGGAGATAAAAAAACTGTATGTGATTATATGGGAAGATTTAGACTTTATCTTGCAGAGCAAATGGAAATTATCCCAGCAGACGTTTATGAGTTTGTATGGGTTGTTGATTTCCCAATGTTTGAAATTGAAGATGGAAAAACTAAAGCATTACACCATCCATTTACTATGCCTAATTTAGAAAAATGTGATTTAAATAATGTAGAAGATTTAGAAGATATTGAATCAATTGCTTATGATATTGTATTAAATGGTACTGAGCTTGGTGGTGGTTCAATCAGAATTCATAAAGAAGAAGTACAAGAAAAAGTATTTGAACTTATGGGAATTTCTAATGAAGAAGCAAATGAGAAGTTTGGATTCTTACTTGAAGCATTAAGATATGGTGCACCAAGTCATGGTGGATTTGCTCTTGGGTTCGATAGACTTATCATGTTATTAGCTGGAACTGATTCTATTAGAGATGTAATTGCATTCCCTAAAACTCAAAGAGCTCAATGTTTATTAACACAAGCACCTTCAGCAGTTGATAATGAGCAATTAAAAGAATTAAGTCTTAGAATTAGAAAGACTGAAGTATAA
- a CDS encoding GGDEF domain-containing protein has protein sequence MNDIINIISLTLNSLEKKNKLANPTNFEAEFYKQLQKTDLILEETEEIKELINVLTEKEKSLLNSEIPTFRELSQILSNRISNQQVKEFLKDFSYFISPSINNEIKTDINKVCADIADDPSKLMDQRVLRDIRTLTDKRKSNDKKIFKDKTNDVKKLIKFLGEYINNFVVNHTATYDEIARLKDEINSLSLSKSSLNDLEKIKSDLITTIDKFETSVKKSLDNQMECNCLYEKIEALQENLEKAEEEKSIDFLTNVLTRRAYSLEIDRLENEYKIYNSNYALIFFDIDHFKEINDNYGHDCGDYVLSTFAKILKNLTRTGDIIARYGGEEFVSIVNYKNKMEINNYLKRAKNIISNNKFVYNDTKLSVKFSAGVAFRNNYSSYKDTLKKADELLYTAKASGRNKIIIDDGNIL, from the coding sequence ATGAACGATATAATTAATATTATTAGCTTAACTCTAAATAGTTTAGAGAAAAAAAACAAACTGGCAAATCCTACAAATTTTGAAGCAGAATTTTATAAACAACTACAAAAAACAGATTTAATACTAGAAGAGACTGAAGAAATTAAAGAGTTAATTAATGTATTAACAGAAAAAGAGAAATCTTTATTAAATAGTGAAATCCCAACTTTTAGAGAATTATCTCAAATTCTTTCTAATAGAATTTCTAATCAACAAGTTAAAGAGTTTTTAAAAGACTTTTCTTATTTTATTTCTCCATCAATAAATAATGAGATTAAAACTGATATTAACAAAGTATGTGCTGATATAGCTGATGATCCTAGTAAACTTATGGATCAAAGAGTTTTAAGAGATATTAGGACTTTGACTGATAAAAGAAAAAGCAATGATAAAAAGATTTTTAAAGACAAAACAAATGATGTAAAAAAATTAATTAAGTTCTTAGGTGAATATATAAATAATTTTGTAGTAAACCATACTGCCACCTATGATGAAATTGCACGATTAAAAGATGAAATTAATTCTCTTAGTCTTTCTAAGTCTTCTTTAAATGATTTAGAAAAGATTAAATCAGATTTAATTACTACAATAGATAAATTTGAAACTTCTGTAAAGAAAAGTTTAGATAATCAAATGGAATGTAATTGTTTATATGAAAAAATAGAAGCTTTACAAGAAAACCTTGAAAAAGCAGAGGAAGAAAAATCAATTGATTTTTTAACTAATGTTTTAACTAGAAGAGCTTATTCTCTAGAAATTGATAGATTAGAAAATGAATATAAAATTTATAATTCTAACTATGCCTTAATATTTTTTGATATAGACCATTTTAAAGAGATAAATGATAATTATGGACATGATTGTGGTGATTATGTATTATCAACTTTTGCAAAGATATTAAAAAACTTAACAAGAACAGGTGACATTATTGCAAGATATGGTGGTGAAGAGTTTGTGTCAATTGTTAATTATAAAAATAAAATGGAGATAAATAATTACCTCAAAAGAGCTAAGAATATTATTTCAAATAATAAGTTTGTTTATAATGATACAAAACTAAGTGTTAAGTTTTCTGCTGGAGTTGCTTTTAGAAATAACTATAGTTCATATAAAGATACTTTAAAAAAAGCAGATGAATTACTTTATACTGCAAAAGCAAGTGGTAGAAATAAGATTATAATTGATGATGGGAATATTTTATAA
- a CDS encoding cache domain-containing protein — MSKNLVDYKGIKVKKELYPIIKHIEDVDKYREELGRLSSSWDIFALLGQLGDINIDIGKTKENFLNLTTTLLNHLSDETVKKATAEMKFKAQVAIDIVNRNLFERTADIGFLATDDDIRDFLQNFVSRYNSDSVELKEEIQKRFLEYVQKYSVYYDIVLADTKGKIVARLDNDIKVDWLDKEFTQKVINSSDEYVETFQYHDFIPHKKQSLVYSYKVTQTNDSDSEVLGVLCLCFRFRDEMEGIFNNLIETRNKEALTILDEDGIVIASSDKDYIPLESKLEIVLDDEYKIVSFCGRDYIAKTCITNGYQGFKGLKWYGHIMVPLEYAFLSNQSDKLEVDDIVIEAMMNNEQHFSKDLKDVFNKSKTIQQNLERVIWNGNVAQSKLNSSNREFSKSLLSEIGVTGVKANSSLSNLNQTIINSILKDSEFLSSLALDIMDRNLYERANDCRWWALTSYFRKAFDEYNSLEYKEKEISSILKYINDLYTVYTNLLVFDKTGKIIAVSNEREEHLVGKILPQKWVGETLRLKDTSKYCVSNFEETNLYENESTYIYCAAIRSFESEEEINGGIAIVFDSTPEFKAMLEESLPKGKDGVFALFATRDKRVISSTNKDIKVNSIIDIEDKFFELKNGAQLSEIIEIDNKYYALGVRCSKGYREYKSAKDDYVNDVFCLVFNYIGEKSFDEKRHEKKSKFLNHNSKKVFTDTCVELATFHLGNKFLAVEAKNVIESISIERLEESIDMDKNNPFKGMVLHKDKLISVLDIRSFIKEDIIDEELNTIILLEYDKDNKEHCIGILISSLESVSVVEKDSIQQIQSHFLGAGTLVESLADISDYEESQVAMVLDIKKIDDNLTKKV; from the coding sequence ATGTCAAAGAATTTAGTAGACTATAAAGGTATAAAAGTAAAAAAAGAACTTTATCCTATAATCAAACATATAGAAGATGTTGATAAATATAGAGAGGAGTTAGGAAGATTAAGTTCTTCTTGGGATATTTTTGCACTTTTGGGTCAATTAGGTGATATTAATATAGACATTGGTAAGACAAAAGAAAACTTCTTAAATTTAACAACTACTTTACTAAATCACTTAAGTGATGAAACAGTAAAAAAAGCAACAGCTGAGATGAAATTTAAAGCTCAGGTTGCTATTGATATTGTAAATAGAAATCTTTTTGAAAGAACAGCTGATATAGGTTTTTTAGCAACTGATGATGACATTAGAGATTTTTTACAAAACTTTGTTTCAAGATACAACAGTGATAGCGTAGAATTAAAAGAAGAGATTCAAAAAAGATTTTTAGAGTATGTACAAAAATACTCTGTATATTATGATATCGTTTTAGCAGATACAAAAGGTAAAATTGTAGCTAGACTTGATAATGATATAAAAGTAGATTGGTTAGATAAAGAGTTTACCCAAAAAGTAATTAACTCAAGTGATGAATATGTTGAAACTTTTCAATATCATGATTTTATTCCCCACAAAAAACAGTCTTTAGTATATTCTTATAAAGTAACACAAACTAATGATTCAGATTCTGAAGTTTTAGGTGTACTTTGTCTTTGCTTTAGATTTAGAGATGAAATGGAAGGAATCTTTAATAACCTAATAGAAACGAGAAATAAAGAAGCCTTAACTATCTTAGATGAAGATGGAATTGTTATTGCTTCAAGTGATAAAGACTATATTCCTTTAGAATCAAAATTAGAAATAGTTTTAGATGATGAGTATAAGATTGTTTCTTTTTGTGGTAGAGATTATATTGCAAAAACTTGTATAACAAATGGTTATCAAGGCTTTAAAGGGCTTAAATGGTATGGGCATATTATGGTTCCTTTGGAGTATGCTTTTTTAAGTAATCAAAGTGATAAATTAGAAGTGGATGATATAGTTATTGAAGCTATGATGAATAATGAACAACACTTTTCAAAAGATTTAAAAGATGTATTTAATAAAAGTAAAACAATTCAGCAAAATCTTGAACGTGTAATTTGGAATGGTAATGTAGCCCAAAGTAAATTAAACTCTTCAAATAGAGAGTTTTCAAAATCTCTTTTAAGTGAGATTGGAGTTACTGGGGTTAAAGCAAACTCTTCATTAAGTAATCTAAATCAAACAATTATTAACTCTATTTTGAAAGATAGTGAGTTTTTATCTTCACTTGCTCTTGATATTATGGATAGAAATCTTTATGAAAGAGCAAATGACTGTAGATGGTGGGCATTAACATCATACTTTAGAAAAGCATTTGATGAGTATAATTCTTTAGAATATAAAGAAAAAGAGATCTCTTCTATTTTAAAGTACATTAATGATTTATATACAGTATATACAAATCTACTTGTTTTTGATAAAACAGGAAAGATAATTGCTGTGTCAAATGAAAGAGAAGAACATTTAGTTGGAAAAATATTGCCACAAAAATGGGTAGGGGAAACATTAAGATTAAAAGATACATCAAAATATTGTGTATCAAATTTTGAAGAGACTAATCTTTATGAAAATGAGTCAACATACATTTATTGTGCTGCAATTAGGTCTTTTGAAAGTGAAGAAGAGATAAATGGTGGAATAGCTATTGTATTTGATTCTACACCTGAATTTAAAGCTATGTTAGAAGAGAGTTTACCAAAAGGTAAAGATGGAGTATTTGCTTTATTTGCAACAAGGGATAAAAGGGTTATTTCTTCAACAAATAAAGATATAAAAGTAAACTCAATTATTGATATTGAAGATAAATTTTTTGAATTAAAAAATGGTGCACAGTTAAGTGAGATTATTGAAATAGATAATAAGTATTATGCTTTAGGTGTACGATGTTCTAAAGGTTATAGAGAGTATAAAAGTGCTAAAGATGATTATGTAAATGATGTTTTTTGTTTAGTATTTAACTATATTGGAGAAAAAAGTTTTGATGAAAAAAGACATGAAAAGAAGTCAAAGTTTTTAAACCACAATTCAAAAAAAGTGTTTACTGATACTTGTGTTGAGTTAGCAACTTTTCATTTAGGAAATAAGTTTTTAGCAGTAGAAGCTAAAAATGTTATAGAATCCATTTCTATAGAAAGACTTGAAGAATCAATTGATATGGATAAAAACAATCCATTTAAAGGAATGGTTTTACATAAAGATAAATTAATTTCTGTTCTAGATATTAGAAGTTTTATTAAAGAAGATATCATAGATGAAGAGTTAAACACAATTATTCTTTTAGAGTATGATAAAGATAATAAAGAGCACTGTATAGGAATATTAATATCATCTTTAGAAAGTGTTTCAGTTGTAGAAAAAGATTCAATTCAACAAATTCAAAGTCACTTTTTAGGAGCTGGAACTTTAGTTGAAAGTTTAGCAGATATTAGTGATTATGAAGAGTCTCAAGTTGCAATGGTTCTTGATATTAAAAAGATTGATGACAATTTAACAAAGAAGGTTTAA